AATCATATTCTTTGTTCGTAATATTGAACAGaaattttggttttcttttatGTGGTAAAAGCACCTACATATAATGAAGTGTGAAGAGGCGACGAATCTTTTATGTTCGAATGAATGATTATAACCCAAATAAATTATCTTCATCATAAAAGCTGGCTCCGaaactttaaacaaaaaacacatttctttAACACTAGTTTCATCTGGTTTGTCAACAGGTACTGCAACGTCGACTGGATGGATCAATTGACTTTAATCGAACATGGGAGGAATATGAGGCTGGATTTGGATTTCTCTCAAATGAGGtttggcttggaaatgataGAATTGCATATCTTACAAACCAGAGAACTTACCAACTTCGAATTGAAATGACAAAAGCAGATGGCTCCATGTTTAACTTGACATACAACGACTTTCGCATCAGTGACGGCTACAGTAACTATAAACTTGTCAGTGTCGGACAAGCTAATCTAACGTCAGGTACGTTGTAGTTCTATACCCTTTATAGTAGTGCAATAAAAAGTAACATAGGTCgtttgttattttctttgacCATCAAATGTACACAATCACTTGAATATTAACTTTAATTGGTAGTTTGATGCAGTATTTAATATGACACCATAGCAAAATTTCTTACGAAAGTGATCAATGATTTGATAACTTAAACACATAGTAGGAGAAATACAATTTTGAACAGACGTACCCTGCTCAGTATCCCTTCCACTGAAAAGTTGGGACTAAAATTATTCATGAACTCTCAAGTTTTATGAAAAATAACTGTTATACTTCATCTTATTCATGAACAGACAATTGTGATTCAATAGTTGTGATCCAGGCTATTGTGATCCAACCAAACAGTTGGGCTAGTAACTTTTGTTATCGGTTTGGGAAGTAATAAATGATGTTCAAATGTACAAACAGCAGACAAAAATGCCAAAACAAACCATGTTCGTCTCGTAAGattccacaaaaaacaaaatggagtTGTATCTCTTCATTTACCGTTATTGCAACTTGTATTGTCAGCCTCCGTCATAACTGTATTCTCTCCTCTTTGTTTACCATCATTTACTACATGGAATGTTGTATACGCACCGAGTTTTGTGATTTCTCTAAAATACATTGTTCAGTGAAACATATATTTTCATACTACGTTTTCTTCACAGACGTCACTATCACTTTGTGTCCAACCAACAAAGTGTTTGGCAACTGTACTTGTGAGGGCTCTTGTTCTGACCCGAACGGTTGCACTAATTCCTGCAGTAGTGGATCAACAGCATGTGTTTGCCCTTCTGGTTACCTGATGGACGGTGATACTTGTCAACCCGTACAAGAGTGTGGATGCTACCTGTCTGGGGCCAATGACGGCAGAGGAAAAGTTTTGCCGGTAATGTGATCTCTCGTTAATGTATAACAAATGtctaaaatatcatcaaaactGGTATTAAGTACAAAAATTGTGGTCTGTCGTTCAAAGTCATTGATAATTCCCAAATCGTAAACACAGAATGCTTAATATATTGGATATAGAACAGGTTTAACATGCAAATTAGACGCGCGATTTGCTTTGTTCCTGTGTAATTAGATATCTTTATTTCAAGAAGGTGTGTAATTATACTCTTCAAGCTAGCTGGCtgtgtttatttgttgttgttgttttgtttgttttttggatgGGAGGGGATGCTACTAATCTAATGGTGCTTTAACTCTTTTGTACATGCaactttcaaatgtagtttgaagTTAATTCATCAAAGTTCTGTTTATCAATTGCAGGAGGGAGAGGAATACATTACTCCTAATTGTCAGAGCAGATGTTCCTGCAGTAATGGTCAGCTAGATTGCGATGACAGCTATCAGTGCCACCCTAACGCAATCTGTGAAGAAAGAGACGATCTCTTGCAGTGTTACTGTAATGCAGGGTACACGGGAAACGGTATGTTATGTACAAGGCTAGTACCACCGTCAGACTGCCAAGAAATATACGAAAGTGGAGAGAGAGATAATGGTATTTACCAAATCAAGCCAACCTCTTGGACTGGTTATCCTTTCGACGTTTACTGTAACATGACAGATGAAGGAGGTTGGACGGTAAGGTGCAGCctgttgtttttaatttgaGTGGTAAATGTGCATAAACAATTGATATGCCACTATTTGTAACGTTTAATGTGGTACCTGAATCATGATCGGCGGCGAGGAAATAAGAATAATTTAAAGATGAGTCAGTTGCTGAATGAACATAAACAGGAGCAAAAATGATAGATGTGTGATCATTTTTATGTATTGAGATTTATTAGAGCTTTACTgtatttttcaagttttcttggGGGTCAAGTAACTGGTAGTGCATGTTCGATAACAAAGAGAGAGCAGGTGTCACGTTTTGTCACATTTCTGACCAAGCTTGGAAATCTCAATTACGTTTTGTTCATATTACAGGTTTTTCAGCGTCATATTGACGGATCTCAAGATTTCTTCCTATACTGGGATAATTACAAACAAGGTTTCGGTAGTCTTACCAACAACTTCTGGTTAGGCAATGACAAGATATACAGCTTCACGAACCAACGACGTTATCAACTGAGAGTAGATTTAGTAAATAGCAACGGGGTGCCTTATTTCGCTAAATACGACTTTTTTCGCATCAACGACGAAAATGACAACTACAGACTCCAACTTGGTAGTTATCGGTCCGAAAGCAATGCAGGTAAGTCTGAAAGATACGCAGTGCTATTCAGGGATATTAAGGTAGCAGACAATGTaaatcttaaaatttaaaattgcaaCAGAGTTCTTGACAATTGCTAGTTGTAAACATCAAATCAGTATATAGTTGGTGAAGGTGACTTAATTGTGTCAGATGAATGGTTAAGCTGAATCTGTACTCTGTTGTCCGATGTAATTCAAAATATGtctttttcatatttaagtTATTGTtgttgacttgacttgactcgacattgaaatgtgatacatttgaaCGTAAACGCTTAGctctctttatattttatatactgtGTCTCAACCAAATGCAAACCTGTTTTAACATATTTGTAACACGATGGATTCATAGATTTTGAAGAAGACCAAAGACATTATACAAATCATTAGCCATGAAACTGTTAAGGGTGGTTACTATGACTAACAATTATCCGCGGATATAACAAACCTTTAAGCTTCTTCCCCCTATTAGACAATACAATGTATTTCATGATAAACGGTCAACACCGTTACACCTTTACATACCTTTACACTTGGAACAAATCTCAACACGTCTGATTCAGAAAAGACAGTTTAGGAAATTGGGAAGTATGAGTATATTAAGCTTGTTTATATAGTAGCTAATGTTTATGTTCTAAGTGACTGTCTTGTTTATGAAGAAACAAATCATAATAAGGTACGAAGTTTTTCTGATGAAGACTGTTAGATGACCAAACGGATTAACAAAATGTAATACTGTGCtaaatcatttgtttgaacaaagatcaacatatatatattcacactgGGAAAATTagtcaacaaaattaaaattaacgaTTTCTTTACATTTCAGTGCAGTTCTAAAGCACGTTAACAATTTTACTTCCAAAAGCATTTAGAAATTAACATGTAAAAGAAAGACGTTACTTTACCGCAAGCAGTACAAGAACATATACGTTTGATGGAGCACGTTGCATTTAGAGAGGGACAATTAAAAGTAGATACCACAACACCATACCATTAGCCCGAATATCATCATTCAactggaaaaaaatatttatgatattatagTTTGGAATGATTGttcataaaatgaaatgtttatagATGGAAGAAACGTAACATCTCAAAGTAGTTCAAATATTCACCCTTTCAAACGGCTTGTGATAGCAAAGCTTATTTAGCCCTCTTATTCCGCGGTACTCACCCACCCCTTCCTCACGTTTACGCACACAACCGctacccccccccatccaccccaTCCCTATCGGGCCCCTCCCTAAATCAGACAAGGTTACTTGTACACCGTTCTCTGGAGATGTAACCTCTTTTTGATATTCACATATAACAATATGGATTAAACTGTAAAAAAGTCAAATTTCTTACATACGTTTAAAATGTAAGCTAACTTTATTGTATCACCTCTATTTGCTACAGGAGACAGTCTTACGTATCATCACAACCAACAATTCACCACACGTGACCGTGACAACGATGCTTGGCCTAGCAACTGTGCAAAGGATAAtggttataattgttattattattatgatcattgtAATGGTGCGTGGTGGTACAAAACTTGTGCTCACTCGTCTCTCAACTCACCATATGGACAGATCAGATTTTATTGGTATCATCTTCCTTCCGGTAATAGTAACATCAAATTTTCCGAGATGAAACTACTTCCGGTATGATGGCTAACTTGCTTATACTTCACAGAACATAACGGTACAACTTAATAACGATCGTCGACGAAACACTTATTCTTTGCTGCTAATGTTTGACAAAAGCGAGATTCTACTATAATAAGATTAACATAGTACTTATCTGAAGGATGACTTTTCTACTGGTCGtaagaaaatacaaataattaattttgaaGATGAGCTTTAAGGTaaagaataaaattaatattgtagGGATATTTAACTTCACGTTATTTAGTTACATACAGAAATTTCAATTAAACTAGATAATAAATGTAGTTGTACGTACAAGTATAATGTAAGAtttgttgttttaaattaaCTAATTTTATTCTGTTTGTCGGTAAGAAAATATGATTGCTTTATTCAGCTTAAATGACATTGAAAAGGATTTCGGCTACATTAGTTGATTATCGACAAATTACCATACTATATGCCTAGTCTTCTGCGTAGTGAATTTTACGTATCAGTAATattactatactatatatactctGTTTGAATTATAGTTAACCCTTTTTAAGTTAACTTCTACACGGAATAGTGAAATATGGCACTTGATGGGCTTGACCAATCGGTTACTGTTTTTCCGAAATGCTTTTATACGTGCCTGTATGTTTGTACCACTGTGTGTATCTTTTTTTCTCGTTGTGTTGATTAAGAGTGACCTAAAcataaaattatgaataaagagaaaatgtttATCAAACTTGGTCTTCTCGTTTCATTCTAATAAATATGTGGAGCTTCACACTGGATTATTGCGCGCAGTTAAAACTCAATGGAATAGAAATCAGATGCCTCAGATGGCTGGCAAATCTTGATCAGCTTATTTATAAATAGTATGATGGTAAACTATAAGTAATCGGTAGTAAGTATTTAATGTTTAACAAAACTTCGTGTAGAATAATTTGAAAGGAGAACGTCCGCACCCCAACTCAACTATCACCATAAATCACGTATTGCTCACAATATCTCTTAGTATGTTAAAGCGAGCTAAATAGCGGCGATTGTTGTTACTACAAGGACATACAAAGACATAATCATACTGAAAACAGCTCACTGTTAGTGAGATTATCGTGGGTATTCAAACTGATTAAGACCATAGAACTGTCCAGCCCTTTACGTTAAAATATTTACATCGCCACGGTACCCTTAAAGACAAATTACCCAATATGAAGTTTATGAACGAAATGAACGCAAGTTGACTGCATTGTACTCTCAGCTCCTGCAATAATAGCCTCCTCCTACTCCCGAAACCAAGATAGTAAATTCTGAAGCACAATTAGACCGTTGCTATTATTCGGTCTCTATTTAAAAAAACACATGGTTAAGTTGCTAACTAATTTTGCAATTTCGGGGAAAAAGTAGTCTACACCCTCGCATCTTGACCTGTATTTGGAAGACACTTTTTCATGAAGGTTAATCTGTTTAGAAGATGTCATAAGATGTACAAAAAAAGTTCCATTTTCTTTAGCCCCCAACTCAACAACAGTATTCCTCTCTTCATCTAGTTTTCCGGTTTTGCATAGAATGAAACCGGTGTTTGATCCCAGGTTAAGTTAAATATAGGGATCGAATCCTTAGGGTTGTATACCACAGCTGGTAGAGCACATGAATGTCTTAGAGGTCCAAGTTTGAGTCATGTTCTAGCCAATAATTCGTGTGCTCTTTGTGAGTATATACATTCACGACGCACTTTCGTTTCATGAATTGAAGCTATAGGTCTGaattcacttttctttttcttttttcctttttttttcaaaagttttatttGTTGTCACAAGGCACACCACTGGACAGAGCTTATGTTGTCAACATTAAGAGATGATTCAAAATACttataaggggttaatcaacggtctagcgggTGTTAatactccgggtgttaatgctatcgctggatgcactcgggctccgccctcgtgcatcgctcgcattatcccccgatcgtgcattaatcctgtgagtaacgcacgctagaccgttgattaaccccgttcattcatacgctaccatttgtgtgggggtaaaatcataaaacaaaacattttttcataaGCAAAGATATATTAAAGtaatgccccgtaattttaccgtgcgttactcacaggattaaccacggtcagctgacctgaatggaccaataggatttaggaatctttactaagtatgaatgaatataacTTTATTGCCCTTTCAAGTGGACCATGCTGTTTAAGTGTGCTGATTTACCTTCCTTTTCTGATATTTGTTTCAATACAACCAGCTTCACACATGAAATGTTTACTCGAAAGGGCTGTAAGAAACGTATGAAATAGTCGTCATGAGGGACATCTGCACTTATACTGTCTTTTCTCTGAAGCTTCCATCTCCAgacaaaatcaaaacaatatattttatggTATGTTTTACGTTGTTTCTTTTGGCAAAGTATCTCATTCCGCTGTGATACGTCACTACTTGAGCTTAAATTAAACTTAAGCAATTCAagttagaaaagaaaacaaaaacacgaaaactTGTTGTTAAGCACAGAGTAAACCCGTATCGCATCCAGTAAACCAAAATGAAGCAAACCAAAGATAAAGCAGCGTATCAGTGTTATAAAAACGTTTCTCATAAAGACATGCTTATCATGTCCAATAGTGACAATTAATCAAAGTAAATTTAGTAAAGATTCACTAGATTcctgtacctatcaatcgaaagGAATATtcagtttgcaaaaaaaaatcatatgatCACGTTTACATAGCTTGTAACAATAATCAactttaaaggagaaataagtaAAACATGGATTATTCGGTTTTTGGCTATTCGAATCCAAGACCCAACATTCATAATAATGTACGTCCTGTGCGTGTATCAAGATGTAATTTATTAACATATTTCTACATGAAAACGTAGCATCTAACCACATTTTCTTGTTGAAGAATTGTAAAATATAAGGGAGTGTAGTGCAATGACATATGTGCCattgtgaaaaaaatatatatgaaaatccgATCATGCGTACCTGACTAGCGTTCCATATTAAAATATGAGTATGCTTTGATACTTGAAAAGAGTATATGGTTACTGACATCTCATAAAGCGCTATCTAACGTTTCGGTGTGTACAGTCTAACATTACTCCATGATGATGTTGCTTTGGCAATGACAGTATCGCTTGGCAGATTCATAAACTTCAGGATGCCCTGCAGGGTAGCTGAGAGTCGGGTTGAGACAATGTTATCACCGGGCTgtctttttaacattttatgtaGTATATATGAAGGAAATGAGAACGAATCATTCCTACGGGGATATTTCGCCGAATCCGCTAATTGAATATGGCCCtatcccctaccccccccccccccattcctctGATACACCCTTTATAGGAACTAAAGGCCTTAAGCCAAGAGAAAACTTTGGAGCTGTAAAAGTTTATTTCTTAAGAAAAGTCTTGCGTAAATAAGAAATATCGGTGAACGCAACATAATGAATTAAGTACTTATTTATCATGGTCATAGCTACTATAGTAACTGTTTTCCTTTACACTTTGTAATCCAAATATGAAACGTCTATATTAAATATGTTCAAcgaaaaacaaattatatgtaCAATATTGTCGCCGTATTTGCACAATCGTAAATTGAGTTATCAATGTAACTTCCCAATGTCAATTTCGTATGTAGCTTCTTCTAACTAGCCATATATTACTCAAGGCATCCATATCTGACACTACTTATGTTCTTTGTACTATTTTTGTGTTTCAATCCTCCTCCAAACACGACTATACTGGGATCGAACATCTGGTCCTTCAgttaatatatgttttaaaatagATTTTGTTTCCCAAAAGCTCCTCTATCGTTAAATCAATCGCAAAGATAGAGTTAGGGTAgccaaaacaaaatgatataaTAACTAACGTCAAAACGCTCCAAATGTCTATCGAATTACTGCAAATAATTCCCGCTGAAGAAATCGCCGAACTAAAATTTATGTCTTCAAAGAGTGCATTGTTTGCCCACAGATTTAAGTGCAACACAACAATATTTACTGCAAGCATCGATGCGTAATAGACTATACAGGGAAATGCTAACAACAACTTCCTTTCCCAACGTTGGCATCAGTGCGGGAGGGCGTTGATAAATCATCGCATATGCATCATGATCATTTACACTTCTCAAAACATATAGCTGTGTAGAGTCGTGGTCCATATTATAGCTAGTGAAACGCCAGAGCAATAGATAGTTCACCTTGAAGGAAGCATTGGAGACCGCTTGATACCCCGGTAGCGTTTATATATCGAGCTGAGATATATAGATCACAGATGCCATCTTGACTCTGTTTGACAAATATTTAAGAAAGTTTCATAACCTGGGCATGACTACTAATACAAGATCTTTCACTGATATATAAACTCTCTTCCTCAGCCCCATTACCTTGCACAAGTTTAAACGATGAAGGTAACAGTGGGAAACCTCAGTTACATAATGCATGGTAACATAATGCATGGGTACGAAAATCAGCACATTAAATTTACTGCTCTGTACCACACTCAGGTCTGTGCAGTGTCAATGGGACGTTGACCACATAGTCATGACTGGACAAGCCGAGACTAGTTTGGCTGCTATACAGACACAATTTACGGTTGAGAAACATGtctatttgttttaaagttattttgtcCTAAGATTGGCTgcgatttattttacaaatacaCCCAAAAGCTTTGCTCGTATAACGTTTATGTTCTTTCTATAATTTAATATAATGACACGATGGTCT
This window of the Apostichopus japonicus isolate 1M-3 chromosome 9, ASM3797524v1, whole genome shotgun sequence genome carries:
- the LOC139973925 gene encoding uncharacterized protein — encoded protein: MHQCSSSVESGVYFIKPAGYPEPFEVYCDNSLENSGWTVLQRRLDGSIDFNRTWEEYEAGFGFLSNEVWLGNDRIAYLTNQRTYQLRIEMTKADGSMFNLTYNDFRISDGYSNYKLVSVGQANLTSDVTITLCPTNKVFGNCTCEGSCSDPNGCTNSCSSGSTACVCPSGYLMDGDTCQPVQECGCYLSGANDGRGKVLPEGEEYITPNCQSRCSCSNGQLDCDDSYQCHPNAICEERDDLLQCYCNAGYTGNGMLCTRLVPPSDCQEIYESGERDNGIYQIKPTSWTGYPFDVYCNMTDEGGWTVFQRHIDGSQDFFLYWDNYKQGFGSLTNNFWLGNDKIYSFTNQRRYQLRVDLVNSNGVPYFAKYDFFRINDENDNYRLQLGSYRSESNAGDSLTYHHNQQFTTRDRDNDAWPSNCAKDNGYNCYYYYDHCNGAWWYKTCAHSSLNSPYGQIRFYWYHLPSGNSNIKFSEMKLLPV